The genomic DNA ctttctttgcagGTAACAGTCTATATTTCTATCTTGACTGTTGTAGTCTGATGAACAGTTAGGGCCACATTCTGCAACTGAATTCCTGCGGCTTGATCATGCTGGTGAAATTCAGTCTCAGGATTTGGCCTTGTTACGGTTATTTGgcctttttaaaacaagtacAATATGTATGCTTCTTGACTATAAATGCAAAATTACATGTTTTGAATGGGTTACTTCTTTGGGAGGATGGTTGATAAgacttttaaagattttttttcgttaagtttggattttttttttttgttccgTATGCAATACAACTACAATCTGCTCGTGCATACGAGTCATACAACTCGATAGCATAACTTGCGTAACTGCTTTAGCAAACGAGCCTCCTCCAGGTATTCTGTTAGCGATCAGAGTTTATcccagctgggtttttttttacccctAGAAATGATACAAAAAGTATCCAAACTTGTCCTATAAGTTGGAAAAGCTGtttgaaagctggagagggactttttacaagggcatgtagtgataggacaaggggtaatggctttaaactgaaagagggtagatttagattagacataaggaagaaattcttcaccatgagggtggtgaaacactggcccaggttgcccagaaaggtggtagatgccccatccctggagtgttccaggccaggctggacggggctctgagcaacctggtcccGTGGAAAGTGTcgctgcccatggcagggggttggactagatgatccttaaggtcccttccaacccagacctTTCTACAATGAGTTTATTTGCAAACGGAAAtcctaatttttctctttctcgtCATTTGTAATTGTTATGGGAACATGAAGATCCTCTGCACTGTGTTCCATTTCTTAACTCCAGAGCTCTTGTGTTTGTTCGTAGGACCTGTGATGCTGAATTTCGGCGAAATGAAATGTGGCTAAATCTGTAtctgtttctgtatttcaagGGCACAGAATACTATCTTGTGAAATGGAAAGGATGGCCAGAATCTTCAAATACTTGGGAAcctcagaaaaatctgaaatgccCATTGCTCCTTCAGAACTTTCTTAGTGACAAGAATGAATACTTGTCTCGGGTGAGAGAAGGCAAAGCACTGAAAGTGAGAAACCATGTTAAAGCTTTGAACCCTGCGATTGCAGATTACATTGTAAAGAAGGCTAAGCAAAGAATAGCTCTGCAGAGATGGAAAGAAGAactcaacaggaaaaagaatcaTAAAGCAATGATTCTGGTAGAAAACACTGTGGATCTTGAAGGCCCTCCTTTAGACTTCTACTACATTAATGAGTATAAACCTGCTCCGGgaataaatgtaataaatggGATAACGACTGGCTGTGAATGCACTGACTGCCCTGCTGAGAAGTGCTGTCCAAAGGAGGCTGGATTTATTTTGGCttacaataaaagaaagaagttgaAAATCCAGCCCGGTTTGCCCATCTATGAGTGCAATTCATTTTGTAGGTGTGGGCCTAACTGCCCTAATAGGATAGTACAGAAAGGTACACCATATTCTCTGTGCATCTTCAGAACTAACAATGGCCGTGGTTGGGGAGTAAAAACCCTCCAGGAGATTAAAACCAACAGTTTTGTGATGGAGTATGTTGGAGAGGTATGTATTTATGTCATATAGATTAATTATTTACAATAAAGGAAATGTCGGAGAAAATCTTGATGAGCTTTCTCTGTCTGTAACACTTCTTGACTTCTACTATATAATTGATAAGTCTACTTTTGAGTAGAGAAATACAGTAGATAGACATTCAAGATGACATCAAAATTATATTGTCCAGAACATTCCTCCGTTCCAGAGCAACTGTAGAAGATTGATTGTAAAGAGAATACTTAT from Caloenas nicobarica isolate bCalNic1 chromosome 1, bCalNic1.hap1, whole genome shotgun sequence includes the following:
- the SUV39H2 gene encoding histone-lysine N-methyltransferase SUV39H2 is translated as MEDWRGAWYVPCLASLETLQELCRKENLRCKSIGITNRSLKSYEVEYLCDYKVEEGTEYYLVKWKGWPESSNTWEPQKNLKCPLLLQNFLSDKNEYLSRVREGKALKVRNHVKALNPAIADYIVKKAKQRIALQRWKEELNRKKNHKAMILVENTVDLEGPPLDFYYINEYKPAPGINVINGITTGCECTDCPAEKCCPKEAGFILAYNKRKKLKIQPGLPIYECNSFCRCGPNCPNRIVQKGTPYSLCIFRTNNGRGWGVKTLQEIKTNSFVMEYVGEVITSEEAERRGQLYDNQGNTYLFDLDYDSDEFTVDAARYGNVSHFVNHSCDPNLQVFNVFIDNLDLRLPRIALFSTRTIKAGEELTFDYQMKGSIDLTSDSADSLSPSRKRIRTVCKCGAVCCRGYLN